Part of the Candidatus Thiothrix putei genome, TCCAATTCTTCCAACAATTCACGCTGCCGTTTGGTCAAATTCACCGGCGTTTCGACCACGACACGGCAAATCAAATCACCGACAGCAGCGCTGCGCACCGATTTTACGCCTTTGTTGCGCAAGCGGAACTGTTTGCCGGTTTGCGTTTCCGCTGGAATCTTCAGGCTAACGCGGTTGCCATCCAGCGTTGGTACTTCAAGCTCGCCACCAATGGCTGCGGTGGTGAAGCGAATCGGCACTTCACAATGCAAATTGTCGCCTTCGCGCTGGAATAAATCGTGTGGCTTGACGAATACTTGCACGTACAAATCACCGGCTGGCCCACCATTGACACCGGCTTCACCTTCGCCTGCTAAGCGTACCCGATCGCCATTGTCCACCCCCGCAGGAATCCGCACTGACAGGGTTTTCTGCTTTTCTTTACGGCCTTGACCGTGACAGTCAGGGCAAGGGTCTGCAATGATTTTGCCTTTGCCGTGACAATGCGGACAAGTCTGCTGGATAGCAAAGAAACCTTGCTGAATCCGCACTTGACCACTGCCATGACAGGTTGGGCAAGTTTGCGGATGCGTACCCGGTTTCGCCCCACTGCCATTACACGTTTCACAATTTTGCAAGGAAGGCACGCGAATATCAGTCGTTGTGCCGAATACGGCATCTTCCAGCGTTAATTCAAGGTTATATTGCAGGTCGCTACCACGGTAAGCACGGTTCGCACCGCCACCACCTCTGCCGCCACGTCCACCACCGAAGATATCACCGAAAATATCCTCGAAGACATCACCAAAACCACCTTGCGCACCACCGCGACCACCACCAAACCCTCCGGACTGGTCGACACCGGCATGACCAAACTGATCATAAGCAGCACGCTTTTGCGGATCGTTAAGCACTTCGTAAGCTTCTTTGGTTTCTTTGAATTTGGCTTCAGCTTCTGCATTGTCAGGGTTACGGTCAGGATGATACTTCATCGCTAAGCGCCGAAATGCCTTTTTCAGGTCATCTTCGCTGACATTTTTTTGCACACCAAGGACTTCGTAATAATCCCGCTTAGACATAAATTCGGTTCCTGCTTAGACAAAATCAGGCACAGCAGGAAAATCCCGCTGCGCCTGCTTTTTAGAAGATAGCTAGATTACTTTTTGCCGTCGACTTCTTCAAACTCGGCATCCACGATGTCATCGTCGCCCGGTTTGCCGCCTGCTTGTTGTGCACCCGCACCAGCAGCCCCACTATCGGCTTGACCTGACATTGCTTGCATCAATTTGCCGGAGGCTTCCATCAGTGCTTCAGACTTGCGCTCAATCACATCTTTATTGTCACCTTTGACAGCATCACGCAATTCACTAATCAACGATTCGATGTTGGCACGGTCAGCACCCGGTACTTTATCACCGTACTCCTTCAACGACTTTTCAGTGCCATGAATCATACTATCTGCTTGGTTACGGGCATCCACCAGCTCACGT contains:
- the dnaJ gene encoding molecular chaperone DnaJ, with the protein product MSKRDYYEVLGVQKNVSEDDLKKAFRRLAMKYHPDRNPDNAEAEAKFKETKEAYEVLNDPQKRAAYDQFGHAGVDQSGGFGGGRGGAQGGFGDVFEDIFGDIFGGGRGGRGGGGANRAYRGSDLQYNLELTLEDAVFGTTTDIRVPSLQNCETCNGSGAKPGTHPQTCPTCHGSGQVRIQQGFFAIQQTCPHCHGKGKIIADPCPDCHGQGRKEKQKTLSVRIPAGVDNGDRVRLAGEGEAGVNGGPAGDLYVQVFVKPHDLFQREGDNLHCEVPIRFTTAAIGGELEVPTLDGNRVSLKIPAETQTGKQFRLRNKGVKSVRSAAVGDLICRVVVETPVNLTKRQRELLEELDATFVHGGKKHSPQEHGWLDKAKGFVKDLFEGDK